The following is a genomic window from Calliphora vicina chromosome 5, idCalVici1.1, whole genome shotgun sequence.
AAGGTTGGGTAAAAccgtttataaaaaaaaacttagtttttacataaattattcTTTAGGCATTAAAAGTTCGGGTAAAGCGGCTTATTTCTTGGGTGTATTTCCCTATGTGGTTTTGATTATTCTCTTAGTAAGGGCTGTAACTTTACCGGGAGCCCTACAAGGTATAATCTACTTTTTCAAGCCTCAATGGCAGGAATTACTCAATCCTTTGGTATGTTTGgtttaattatatattattatcacttatactttattattaacttaattttcatttacaggTCTGGTATGCTGCCGTTACCCAAGTCTTCTTTAGTTTAGCCATCTGCTTTGGAACTTTGATCACTTATGCTTCTTACAATAATTTCAATCGAAATGTTTACAAGTATAATAACACTTACCCaaactttttaaatagtttgttatacatttaattttaaattccagcGATATTGTCATTATTACCACTATGGATTCTTGTTCCTCGATTATTGCCGGTTGCATAACATTTGGTATTTTGGGtaatttagcttttcaaacTGGTAATACCGACATTGCCAAAGTGGTTAAGGGTGGTGCCGGCTTGGCATTTATTTCATATCCAGATGCCATAGCTAAATTTGAATTCATACCACAGGTAAGCTATCGCGGCTTTACAGCCCCCTCGATGCTTTAAAACACAACTACCTAAAGGCATTCGCGGTCCTTTTCTTTTTGATGCTATTTGTCTTAGGCATAGGCAGTACAGTGGGCATGGGTTCCTGTATTATACGTGTACTTAGAGATCAGTTTGTCAACAGCTCCAATTGGCCGCTGGCATTGGGTTTAACAGTTGTGGGTTTTGCCATTAGCATTGTTTACATGTGTCCTGGAGGTCAATTCATATTGAATTTAGTGGATTTTTATGGTGTTTCTTTTACCGCCTTGATTTTAGCTATTGCTGAATTACTAGCTGTTAGCTGGGTCTATGGTAAGTTTtggtttttcaataaaacttgATACCTATATTAaactgaaaatttgtttaattaggTATTAAACGATTTTGTGAGGATATTAAATTCATGGTGGGTTTGAAGACCGGCTTATATTGGCGTTTATGTTGGGGCATTATAACACCCGGCCTAATGTTAAGTGTTCTTATTTATACTCTGGCTGATTTGAAACCTTTAACCTATAAAAATGTGGACTATCCAAACATAGCTCATGGTAAACATATTtgcagttattaaaaataaaaaacatctcATGATATCCATATTTCTGTTTTCAGTTTTCGGTTGGTGTTTGTCGGCTTTAGGTCTACTGCAAATACCTGGTTGGGCTTTATATCAACTTTTGCGCCAAGCTAAACAGTTAAGCTTTAAACAGGTTAGTTCTTGCCACTTAAACAGACACACAAATACAGATATTAACTATTTCTTTTAGAAAGTATTGGCTTTATTTAAACCTTCATCAGGTTGGGGTCCTTTGGATCAAAATGTACGTGATGAATATGACAGCTATCGCAAGACTATCGAAAATAAGAAGGAGTTCAATAGAAAAGGTCTTATCTCAAAAGCTTgggttaatttatttaattaattaatttgaaagctattaaaatagttaatttataataaagacAAGAATGAAATATCCATtactaaaatgtaaaataagttAAATTGTCATAATTAAATGaagcatatacatatattcttgatcattattttttttaacaataccAATTTCGTGTTACATTTTCAAT
Proteins encoded in this region:
- the List gene encoding sodium-dependent nutrient amino acid transporter 1, yielding MSELAEKGLLNTKNKITITTSTNKDTSSKPKEQWGNDIEFLFSCISLSVGLGNIWRFPYIAFQNGGGAFVIPYLIVLLIIGRPVYYLEILLGQFSGRGCIKAFDMAPVLKGVAAGQVLATGASITYYSSIMALTLRFLIASFSKVLPWSYCRQEWGAICLENDSMENNTTDTLNKMSPAELYFQNEILQEYSNINNGIGLPNWELVGCLALSWCIIGAVLIKGIKSSGKAAYFLGVFPYVVLIILLVRAVTLPGALQGIIYFFKPQWQELLNPLVWYAAVTQVFFSLAICFGTLITYASYNNFNRNVYNDIVIITTMDSCSSIIAGCITFGILGNLAFQTGNTDIAKVVKGGAGLAFISYPDAIAKFEFIPQAFAVLFFLMLFVLGIGSTVGMGSCIIRVLRDQFVNSSNWPLALGLTVVGFAISIVYMCPGGQFILNLVDFYGVSFTALILAIAELLAVSWVYGIKRFCEDIKFMVGLKTGLYWRLCWGIITPGLMLSVLIYTLADLKPLTYKNVDYPNIAHVFGWCLSALGLLQIPGWALYQLLRQAKQLSFKQKVLALFKPSSGWGPLDQNVRDEYDSYRKTIENKKEFNRKGLISKAWVNLFN